The sequence below is a genomic window from Sorangiineae bacterium MSr12523.
GAGTTTTTGCGTGTTGTTCCACTTCGCGTCCGCGCCGTTTGCGCGGTGCACGATGAGGTCACCCTGCTGGACGTATTCCTCGTAGAAGGAACGCAGCTCGTCGCGGCTCGTGAGAACTTGGTCGCCGTTCACGATGTAGTTCCCGGTCTCGTCTTCACGAGCGACGGTCTTTTCCCACGCATCGAACGAGATCGAAGCGGTGGTTCCCGTGACTTCCGGCTCCGAAGCATTGTTCTCGGAATCCGCGGCGCAGCCGACGGAGACACATGCCATGAGGGACGCGCCGACGAACAGAATGGACGAGAGGATATTGGTACGCATGGTTTGACTCACGAATTGGGGGGGTTTTGGGTGGAGCCTTCCATCTGCGGGGCGAACGACGACATCAAGAGTCGGTCCCCGTGGAGACGATTCAGGTCGTGGTCCAGCGAAAAGCCAAGAAGGGCAAACCCCGCCCCACGCGAGCCAAAGGCGGCGCCTCTTGCGCCGGGCACGTGAGTCACGAAGTACTGGAGGCGCGATTGTCTAACACTTCAACAATTGTCTTACAATCATTTAAGCACTGGATTTTCCCACTTCTAGAAGTGCGCACCTCTCGTACTTCGATATACGTCGGCCCCGATGCTTGCATGCGCATTCACTCCGCACCGCGTCTAACGCGTGACGCGCGCGAACGATGGTTGCCGTGGCATCGAAATTGTTGTCAGGAAAATTATGCCAGCAACAAAACGACAACATCCCCCTGCCCTCATAGAGGAAGGGGGACGGAACCGACCAAAGGATTTGAACAGGGAGACGGGGAGGCGGAGAGGTTTTTGATTCGGGACCAGAGTCCTCAATGCGCACATCGTTGCTGCGACAACAAAAACTCCCCGTCTCCCCGCCTCCCTGTGAATTCTTCTGATTCTTCTACGGCGCGCCGTAGAGGGCTGCGGCGCCCTGCTTGTCCTTGGTCGTCAGCTTCAAGTCACCCGTTTGTGTTCCGTTGCACTGTGGATAGTGCATGACGGACTTGGGATCGTAGCTCGTGAGGGCGCGCCATTTGTTGTCTTCGAAGCAAGTGCCCGACTCGGGGCGCGTATGCTCGTGGCGGAAGCCGAGGGTATGACCGAGCTCGTGGCGAAGGATACCTGCGAGCGTGTACGGGTCGATGCTTCCGAATGCGCTGGTGCTGATGAGAACATTGCGCGAAGAGCGGCCCTGGTTCGGGAAAAATGCGCGGGCCAAAAAGGATTGATCCGTGGTCTGGCGAACGTCGAAAACGACATTGCCGTTGCTCTTGGTGCAGTTGCCGTCCTCGCCGCTCTTGTGGACGAAGTTGACGTTGGCCGCCGCCTCCCATGCCCCCGTGGCACTGGACATCGCGCTCACCACGGCGTTGTAGCGGCTTCCGAAGGAGCTCTTGCTCACGCAGTAGGTGATGTTCAGCTTCTGCGTATTGTTCCACTTCGCATCCGTGGTGCCCGGGTGATGCACAATCAGCGCGCTGTTGTCATTTAGAACGTAATCATCGTAGAACATGCGTAGCTCTTCGACGGTCTCGACGGGTGTGTCGCCGTTGACGATCCACACGCCCTCTTCGTCGACGTGAACGGTCTTCGACCAATCCTCGAACGACAACGGTGCGCCGGTGCCATTGGTGCC
It includes:
- a CDS encoding M57 family metalloprotease, producing MRTKKLPATALVCLFGTSLMLCGAVGCAADSDRSESDDKGTNGTGAPLSFEDWSKTVHVDEEGVWIVNGDTPVETVEELRMFYDDYVLNDNSALIVHHPGTTDAKWNNTQKLNITYCVSKSSFGSRYNAVVSAMSSATGAWEAAANVNFVHKSGEDGNCTKSNGNVVFDVRQTTDQSFLARAFFPNQGRSSRNVLISTSAFGSIDPYTLAGILRHELGHTLGFRHEHTRPESGTCFEDNKWRALTSYDPKSVMHYPQCNGTQTGDLKLTTKDKQGAAALYGAP